A part of Papilio machaon chromosome 21, ilPapMach1.1, whole genome shotgun sequence genomic DNA contains:
- the LOC106711100 gene encoding gustatory receptor for sugar taste 43a encodes MHCVVGGAHAIILRVSSFFGLAPLRFESRCNGFTVSISNAMCIYGYILVTILVISTISGLVAEMSAGVEVSVRMSSRMSQVVSACDVLVVAVTAGAGVYGAPRRMRNMLKFCESIASVDHSIGAQYSRVTERKLCAILLAILIFFSILIADDFCFYALQATKFQRQWSVVINYIGFYVLWYVAMILELQFAFTALSVRARFQAVNNALALTAKIVSAPVKKMYEPPPLNVLAIRMAGTEARRCANVSLLVDTLHDPDHSVIIRNTVTGEPRLVVPPCEAIRRLACLHGALCDVVHSLDCSYGLPLILILISTLLHLIVTPYFLIMEIIVSTNRIHFLVLQFLWCATHMLRMFVVVEPCHYTITEGKRTEGLVCQLMRSAPSNGSLPSRLEVFARQLMLQSVTYSPMGMCTLDRPLVASVLGAVTTYLVILIQFQRYDT; translated from the exons ATGCACTGTGTCGTTGGAGGCGCGCACGCCATCATTCTCAGG GTATCCAGTTTCTTTGGCCTGGCTCCATTGCGTTTCGAGTCACGCTGTAATGGATTCACTGTCTCCATTTCAAACGCTATGTGCATATATGGATATATACTAGTTACAATTTTAG TGATATCAACAATCTCCGGGCTGGTGGCGGAGATGTCGGCGGGCGTAGAGGTGTCAGTACGCATGTCGTCGCGCATGTCGCAGGTCGTGTCCGCGTGCGACGTGCTGGTCGTCGCTGTGACCGCCGGCGCCGGTGTCTACGGCGCACCCCGTCGCATGCGGAACATGCTCAAATTCTGCGAGAGTATCGCATCT GTGGACCACAGCATCGGAGCGCAGTACTCGCGCGTAACGGAGCGCAAACTGTGTGCTATCCTTCTCGCCATTCTCATATTCTTCTCAATTCTCATCGCTGACGACTTCTGTTTCTACGCGCTGCAAGCTACCAAGTTCCAAAGACAGT GGAGCGTGGTGATAAATTATATAGGTTTTTACGTGCTGTGGTACGTGGCTATGATCCTGGAGCTGCAGTTCGCCTTCACTGCGCTCTCCGTGCGGGCGAGATTCCAAGCTGTCAACAACGCACTCGCACTCACTGCCAAAATTGTTTCCGCTCCTG TAAAGAAAATGTACGAGCCGCCACCTTTAAACGTGCTGGCTATCCGCATGGCGGGCACCGAAGCACGGCGCTGCGCCAACGTCAGCCTGCTCGTCGACACGCTGCACGACCCCGACCATAGCGTTATCATACGGAATACAG TAACGGGAGAACCTCGGCTGGTGGTACCGCCGTGCGAGGCAATTCGCCGGCTGGCGTGTCTTCACGGCGCGCTTTGTGATGTCGTGCACTCCCTCGATTGCAGCTACGGCCTGCCTCTCATATTGATACTCATATCCACGCTGTTACATTTGATTGTCACACCGTACTTCTTGATTATGGAGATAA TCGTATCAACGAATAGGATCCACTTCCTGGTACTACAGTTCCTGTGGTGCGCGACTCACATGCTGCGAATGTTTGTTGTCGTCGAACCATGTCACTACACTATTACCGAG GGTAAGAGGACAGAAGGTCTGGTCTGTCAGTTAATGAGATCAGCTCCATCTAACGGCAGCCTACCGTCGCGGTTGGAAGTGTTTGCTCGACAACTGATGCTCCAATCAGTGACGTACTCGCCGATGGGAATGTGCACTCTGGATAGACCTCTAGTAGCTTCC GTTCTAGGCGCTGTCACAACTTATCTAGTCATCCTCATACAGTTCCAAAGATATGACACTTAG